From Vitis vinifera cultivar Pinot Noir 40024 chromosome 5, ASM3070453v1, the proteins below share one genomic window:
- the LOC100259712 gene encoding serine/threonine-protein kinase RUNKEL, which translates to MNQYHIYEAIGRGKYSTVYKGRKKKSIEYFAIKSVDKSQKNKLLQEVRILHSLDHSNVLNFFSWYETSAHLWLVLEYCVGGDLMTLLQQDSQLPEDSVHDLARDLVRALQFLHSKGIIYCDLKPSNILLDENGCTKLCDFGLARKLSDISKTPSSMLPQAKRGTPCYMAPELFQDGGVHSYASDFWALGCVLYECYAGRPPFVGREFTQLVKSILSDPTPTLPGTPSRPFVNLINSLLVKDPAERIQWPELCGHAFWRTKFTSVPLPPQPAFDNLIDLYSKLCLSERNGDKPLQNKTPPKYRDRDSKGTPKQDENSILGLKGYETPVKGITGGRRAQTKASGRVADEKQKDPSSATGGVNLLRLSRIAKSNLQRENEKENYRRPLPNNSENDSEVKIENTDMELDFNENTEDEPHDEPDGSDTSNFTPEDKLSSQTQHQGKVEEMEDNTNQLDTAHVVSIPVSDDSRTFDHESDHVEVAATPPSVSPQVRIQRVKEGSGSAVDFDSSKSSGNISHVLWHPSDLSVRPVMPSRKADKLPETLPSLPFDALAASDFIKMSKEQLDSLNNRIITIFNGNTTIAEKQNVIKYLEMLSNNADAANILTNGPIMMVIVKMLRQSKASALRVQLASLIGLLIRHSTFIDDDLASSGILGSLTDGLRDRQEKVRRFSMAALGELLFYISTQNEHAKDNNPPESPSKDSRSSSGWQVSNALISLVSSILRKGEDDVTQQYALRTIENICSQGGNWAARFTSQDVINNLCYIFRAAGKQESMRLTAGSCLVRLVRFHPPSIQSVIDKLSFRDTVTALVKGSPREQQISLNLLNMAMLGSHMFTNIGRHLLPLVEDKNLVPSLVSLIEQGSEVLRGKTLVFVALLCKNGKRWLPHFFCNARFLSAVDRLVKEKDSYVQQCLDAFLHVVSSTIPGLLETITGDIQQMMGGRRHGQIAGLTNRAAPKIKVHLFPVVLHLLGSSSFKHRVVNHQVLQQLANLIKLAESPFQGRDDFQITLLRVLESITEEPSVILESANVFIGEILPSLAVLYRGNKDGDARFLCLKILFDAMVIYLNEPSEVEQRSEDLKSISNTHFLPLYPTLIEDEDPIPMYAQKLLVMFIEFNYIRIPDILHMETVSQCFEFLLGDLSSANVNSVKLCLALASAPEMETKLLSQLKVVRKIGNLLEFVNAKDMEDFLEPTLGLCRAFLLRSVGSRKGFIYSKEPTLICDGPTEVRGAVDQQQYIRDIMDFGSNVSVFLELSGSDEANVADIASECVVLLLKAAPREATTGFLTNLSKVSALLESWRRAVSHLLVLRMLHALGYSCRQYLSHAMILSISIPEISRLETIVSELKNSSIPGVADAALLVAKELQRLPRCN; encoded by the exons ATGAATCAATATCATATCTACGAGGCCATTGGCAGGGGCAAATACTCG ACTGTGTACAaagggaggaagaagaagagtatTGAGTACTTCGCGATTAAGAGTGTGGATAAATCGCAGAAGAACAAACTTCTACAAGAA GTTAGGATTCTTCACTCTCTAGATCACTCGAatgtactaaattttttttcttg GTATGAAACTTCTGCTCACTTGTGGTTAGTTTTGGAATATTGTGTCGGAGGAGATCTTATGACCTTATTACAGCAG GATAGTCAGCTTCCTGAAGATTCAGTACATGATCTTGCCCGTGACCTTGTCAGAGCTTTGCA GTTTTTACATTCTAAGGGAATCATATACTGTGACTTAAAACCATCAAATATCCTATTGGATGAGAATGGGTGCACAAAG CTATGTGATTTTGGATTAGCAAGAAAATTGAGTGATATATCAAAAACACCTTCTTCCATG TTGCCACAAGCAAAACGTGGAACACCATGTTATATGGCTCCAGAGCTGTTTCAGGATGGAGGCGTGCATTCTTATGCTTCCGATTTCTGGGCCCTTGGTTGTGTACTATATGAGTGCTATGCTGGAAGACCCCCCTTTGTGGGAAGAGAATTTACTCAGTTAGTAAAATCCATCCTCTCAGATCCCACTCCAACCCTGCCTGGTACGCCGAGCCGTCCCTTTGTTAATCTAATCAATTCTCTCCTGGTAAAAGATCCAGCTGAAAGAATACAGTGGCCTGAACTTTGTGGGCATGCTTTCTGGAGAACAAAATTCACATCAGTGCCTCTACCTCCTCAGCCTGCTTTTGATAATTTGATAGACCTTTATTCTAAACTGTGTCTATCCGAACGGAATGGTGACAAGCCTCTCCAAAATAAGACCCCTCCTAAATATCGTGACAGAGATTCAAAAGGGACTCCCAAACAAGATGAGAATtctattttgggattaaaagGTTATGAAACACCAGTTAAAGGTATAACAGGTGGACGCAGAGCTCAAACAAAGGCTTCTGGAAGAGTAGCTGATGAGAAGCAGAAAGATCCTTCAAGTGCTACCGGGGGTGTGAATCTTTTAAGGCTCTCAAGAATTGCAAAATCAAACTTacagagagagaatgagaaggaAAACTACCGAAGGCCCTTGCCAAATAACTCTGAAAATGATTCTGAGGTTAAAATTGAGAACACAGATATGGAACTTGATTTTAATGAAAACACTGAAGATGAGCCACATGATGAACCTGATGGGTCTGATACTTCAAACTTTACTCCTGAAGACAAATTGTCAAGTCAAACTCAGCATCAGGGGAAAGTGGAAGAGATGGAAGATAACACAAACCAACTAGATACTGCACATGTTGTCAGCATACCTGTCTCAGATGACTCGAGAACATTTGATCATGAATCAGACCATGTTGAAGTGGCTGCTACCCCGCCCAGTGTTAGTCCTCAGGTTAGAATCCAGAGGGTTAAAGAAGGTTCAGGTTCTGCTGTTGATTTTGATTCTTCAAAATCATCTGGTAACATTTCGCACGTGCTTTGGCATCCTTCCGATCTCTCAGTTAGACCCGTAATGCCCAGTAGAAAAGCTGATAAATTGCCAGAGACACTTCCTTCTCTTCCCTTTGATGCACTGGCAGCATCTGATTTCATCAAGATGTCCAAGGAGCAGCTTGATTCACTCAACAATAGGATTATAACCATCTTTAATGGTAACACTACCATTGCAGAGAAGCAGAATGTGATCAAATACCTTGAAATGTTGAGCAATAATGCTGATGCTGCGAATATCTTAACCAATGGGCCAATCATGATGGTTATTGTCAAAATGCTCCGACAGTCCAAGGCATCTGCTTTGCGTGTTCAGCTTGCTTCACTGATTGGTTTGTTAATTCGGCATTctactttcattgatgatgatTTGGCAAGTTCTGGAATTTTAGGTTCTCTTACTGACGGTCTTAGAGATAGGCAGGAAAAAGTAAGGAGGTTTTCTATGGCTGCATTGGGTGAGTTGCTATTTTATATATCCACTCAGAATGAACATGCTAAAGATAACAATCCACCAGAATCCCCATCAAAGGATAGCCGGTCCTCATCTGGTTGGCAG GTTTCAAATGCGTTAATATCATTGGTGTCATCAATTTTACGGAAAGGAGAGGATGATGTAACTCAACAGTATGCACTGAGAACAATAGAAAACATATGCAGTCAGGGAGGGAACTGGGCAGCTCGTTTCACCAGCCAGGATGTAATTAATAACCTGTGCTATATATTTAGGGCTGCAGGGAAACAAGAGAGCATGAGACTCACAGCAGGATCGTGTCTAGTACGACTGGTTCGTTTTCATCCTCCTAGTATTCAATCAGTCATAGACAAGCTTTCATTCAGGGACACTGTAACTGCCCTTGTCAAAGGCAGTCCACGTGAGCAGCAAATCAGCTTAAACCTTCTAAACATGGCCATGCTTGGAAGCCATATGTTCACAAACATTGGCCGGCACCTTCTGCCCTTGGTGGAGGATAAGAATCTGGTTCCTAGTCTCGTGTCTCTTATCGAGCAGGGAAGTGAGGTTTTGAGAGGAAAGACACTTGTTTTTGTAGCCCTCCTTTGTAAGAATGGTAAGAGATGGCTGCCTCATTTTTTTTGCAATGCTAGGTTCCTCTCAGCAGTGGACAGGCTGGTAAAAGAGAAGGATAGCTATGTCCAGCAGTGTTTAGATGCATTTTTGCATGTTGTGTCATCTACTATTCCAGGTTTGCTGGAGACTATAACTGGAGATATTCAGCAAATGATGGGAGGAAGGCGGCATGGCCAAATTGCTGGCCTTACCAATCGGGCTGCCCCAAAAATTAAAGTTCATTTGTTTCCTgttgttcttcatcttcttgGGAGCTCATCATTTAAGCACAGGGTTGTGAATCATCAAGTGCTGCAGCAATTGGCAAATCTAATCAAACTTGCAGAGTCACCATTTCAG GGTAGGGATGACTTCCAAATAACTCTTCTGCGAGTGCTTGAGTCTATAACAGAGGAGCCCTCTGTAATTCTTGAAAGCGCTAATGTTTTCATTGGTGAAATTCTCCCAAGTTTGGCTGTTCTGTACAGGGGGAACAAAGATGGAGATGCCAGATTTTTGTGCCTGAAAATTCTATTTGATGCAATGGTCATATACTTAAATGAACCATCAGAAGTTGAGCAAAGATCAGAGGACTTGAAGTCCATATCCAATACTCACTTCCTGCCCCTTTACCCCACTCTCATTGAGGATGAAGATCCCATTCCCATGTATGCGCAGAAGCTTCTTGTGATGTTTATCGAGTTTAATTACATTAGAATTCCAGACATTCTACATATGGAGACAGTCTCCCAGTGCTTTGAATTTTTGCTTGGTGATCTTTCAAGTGCAAATGTAAACAGCGTTAAGCTGTGTCTGGCTCTGGCATCTGCTCCTGAAATGGAAACCAAGTTGCTCTCTCAATTAAAAGTAGTCAGGAAGATTGGAAACCTTCTTGAGTTTGTCAATGCAAAAGATATGGAAGATTTTCTTGAACCTACTCTTGGCCTGTGTAGGGCTTTTCTTCTACGTTCAGTAGGCAGTAGAAAAGGCTTCATCTATTCAAAAGAACCAACTCTCATATGTGATGGTCCTACTGAAGTGAGAGGTGCAGTTGATCAGCAGCAATACATAAGGGATATAATGGACTTTGGTAGCAACGTTAGTGTTTTTCTGGAATTAAGTGGCTCAGATGAAGCCAATGTTGCAGATATAGCTTCTGAATGTGtggttttgttgctcaaggCTGCTCCCAGGGAAGCCACTACTGGTTTTCTAACTAATCTCTCAAAGGTTAGTGCACTTCTTGAGTCCTGGCGAAGGGCTGTCTCTCACTTACTGGTGCTGCGGATGCTGCA